The Pithys albifrons albifrons isolate INPA30051 chromosome 1, PitAlb_v1, whole genome shotgun sequence genome contains the following window.
gctccccagggcaggggcacgtgggatctcagccaaaggctcttcccccagagggtggtgggcactgcccaggctccccagggcagtgggcacggccccgaggctgccagagctgcaggagcctttgggcaacaggacagggcaggggggactgttggggtgtgccaggcagggccagggtggcactggatggtccttgggaGTCCCTCCCCGTTCAATATGTTGTGATTCTGAGATTGCACAGGCTCAGGGACCTTCATCCCACGGACGCGGCCGGGTGGGCACCGAGGATGGGGCAGGGTCTGAGAGACCCTCGGTTGGACGGGGCCgggagtaacctggtctagtgaaaggtgcgGGTGCCCCGGGCAGGGGGACGGTGCGGGGTGGGATCTGCACGGCCGCGGGAACGCACCGCACGCTGGATCCATGCCGGGTGATCCAGCCCCGCGGGCGGGAGGGCCACGCACGTGCAGCGCGGACCCGCCGCATCCCCCGCACCGTGCGGGCCCTGCGGGACCCCCGCCAGCCCCGCCGTCTGTGGGACCACCGCGCCGTGCGGGACCTGCGGGACCCCCGCCAGCCCCGCCGTCTGTGGGACCCCCGCACCGTGCGGCACCTGCGGGACCCCCGCCTGCCCCACCATGTGCGGGTCCCGCCGCATCCCCCGCACCGTGCGGGACCTGCGGGACCCCCGCCAGCCCCGCCGTCTGTGGGACCACCGCGCCGTGCGGGACCTGCGGGACCCCCGCCAGCCCCGCCGTCTGTGGGACCCCCGCACCGTGCGGCACCTGCGGGACCCCCGCCTGCCCCACCATGTGCGGGTCCCGCCGCATCCCCCGCACCGTGCGGGACCTGCGGGACCCCCGCCAGCCCCGCCGTCTGTGGGACCCCCGCGCCGTGCGGGTCCTGCGGGACCCCCGCCAGCCCCACCGTGTGCGAGCCCCGCCGCATTCCCCGCACCGTGCGGGACCTGCGGGACCCCCGCCTGCCCCACCGTGTGCGGGCCCCGCCACATTCCCCGCACCGTGCGGGACCTGCGGGACCCCCGCCTGCCCCACCATGTGCGGGTCCCGCCGCATCCCCCGCACCGTGCGGGACCGGCGGGACCCCCGCCTGCCCCACCATGTGCGGGTCCCGCCGCATCCCCCGCACCGTGCGGgacccccgcccgccccgccacGTGCGGGCGCCGTTagccccgcggccgcccccCCGCGCCGTGTGCGGGCTCGGTGCGTTGCGAGCGCGGCGGGGGGAGGCGGGGGGCGGGCGCAGTGGAAATTTCcactccctgcagcagcagcggcggcgggaGCAGCCGGAGCGGCGGCCCGAGCGGCCCGAGCAGCCGCAGCagtcgggccgggccgggccgggggcgggcgcTGCTGGCCCCCAGCCCCGCGGGGGAGGCGGCGCGGGGGTCCCGCGGCCGGAGCGCCCCGGGCAGGGggcgggcaggggcagccccggAGCCCCCCCCCAGGgcccgcggggcgggggcggtgccgggctgggcagagcctgggcaGAGCCTGCGCAGCGCCGGCGCCCTTTAAGCCGCGCCTGCCCGGCCGTGAGTCTGTGCAGCCCGAGCCGCGCGGGAAGGAGCCGTGGGGAgcgccttcctcctcctctgcactcctcctcctcctcctcctctcccctcctcctcctctccggCGCCGCCGCAGCCCCCTCCTCCCCGCCCGTGCCCGCTCCGCCCGCGGCTCGGAGATGCCCCGCTATGAACTGGCTTTGATCCTGAAAGCCATGCAGAGGGTGAGTGCGGGAGCGGGCACGGGCggtggggaggggggcaggTGGGACCTGGCACACCCCCTGTAcccccgctgtccccgcgcTGTCCCTGCGGTGTCCCCGCtggccccgcagccccgcgTGGCCCGGCCGGCcctgcccgcccgccccggcgcTGTCGCAGCGCTCGCTCCGCGTGTCTCTCCGTGCCCTCTCCCCCCTTCCGCATTTTCCCTCCCCGCGCCCTTGCAGAGTTGGCCGAGTTGCTCCCCCAGAGCCGCAGTGCCCTTTCCCCCCACCCTCGCGGGCCGCAGGTAAGGAGATCCCTCCTCGCTCCGCCGCACCGATGCATTTATCCATCCTCACTGCGGGCGAACTTGGCCCTTTCCGTGCCCCTCTGcatccatccccttctccctctgcatccatccccttctccctttgcattcatccccctctccctctgcatCCACCCCCCCTGCACCTGccttggctctgctgggcacctCCTGGGTCACGGCATCCCCATCTCCAGGTGCCCTCGCCTTTGGGAGGCCTCGGGGTGGTCCCCACGGCGGGACTCGCTGCCCGCAGCCCCCCGGTGCGGGTTTtagcagggcagtgccagggctgaattccaccccccccccccatcgCCGATGCCCACCCGGGTTGAGCGGGGCCGATACGGCCGTATCGCCCCGGGAAGGTGCCTGGCGCTGCCACCAGCCCTCGGCTGGGTTTGGCAGAGCGACGATAAGCCTGGTTAGGATGCCCTTGCTGTTTTACAAGAGCCgagtcagtgtgtgtgtgtgtgtgtgtgtgcggggggagaaaaataatactaataaaccaggagcatctctgggcaGATGGGGGGGAATTAAAGCTGGTGCTGGCCCTTCTCTGGCACCTTCTGTAGCCTTTGTTTATGTGCCACTTTCCAGCGTAACACgcagtgctggtgctggaaCGCGGAGCCCTCGCGTTGGGCTGTGATAATCTGTGATCTGAGATCTGTGATCTGAGATCACTGATCTGTGATCTGAGATCTGTGATCTGATCTGAGATCTGTGATCCAGCCCAGCGCGGCCCCAGCGCTGGATGTGCCCTTGGTTTGCGGCAGCAGCATTGGCAGCACTGGCACCCACCACGCTGCCAGCCGTGCGTGTGTGCGGTGTGTGCGGTGTTTCTGCCGCATGCACTAGTACATTTCCATTCATTTCGCATGGCACAGCCACATGGCAGCAGCCGCCGCTCCGCTCCCCGtatgggctttttttctttttttttttcaccccgCGGTTTAACTGCGGGAGCCGTAGTAGAAACATCTCACCTGAGTCCTCTAGCGGAGAAACGCAGCAGCCGCCTCCGAGCAGCTTTTGCTCGGGGAAAACGCTGGGGTTCGGCTCGGTTGGCAACCTggcattgttttaatttttatttttttttcccttgatttttttttcccctccccatcgCTGGATTAAGCCAGAGATGCTTTCCCAGCCGCGCTGTTGGGGTGGGAGATGCTTTGAGCTGTGCAGGCACTGGGAATGCAGGGCAGAAAGTGCAGCAAATCTGACAGAATACCGAGGCAGAAATCCCCTGACTTGCTCTGAAAGGATGCCATGGAGTGCTCTCtgctggaaaggacctttggTTTCCAGGATCTGGCCGTGGAGATGCAGGATGAGCTTTTAGCTCCAAGATGCTTCTAATGGGCATCGATGCACTCAGGATTTAATATCGGCAGCCTTTGCCTCTTTGAAGTTTGACTCTCCAGCATGTTCTTTCCAGATAGATGCACCTTCAGGTGCTTTTTTTAGCTCTTTGATACGTTAAAATCCATAAGTTTTGGTTCAGGTGTGCTGTTTTTAACCCCATCTTGTTGTAACTAGTAGAGTCTGGCTGTAGGTGCTGCTATTTTGGGGCTGTTGACAGCACACCAGATCTGGGTGGGTTTTGTGTTCCAGTGttttgctgctcctgcctttctTGTGGCACAAGAAcacttggaaaaatatttctctggtGGTTTTGTGCCATGTGGTGCTGCTGAATCCTGGCGAGGAGGGTTGTTCTGATGCCCCCCATGATCCTGCCTGTAATACTAACTTAAATTAGTCAAAATGTGGGACTAGTAAACCAGTTTGAAATAGTGGATTGACTTCAGAATTCCTTCCTGTAGAAGCTGGAGGGATCACACACAATCCTGAGTAAGACTTTGCTCTTTCACCCCTTCCTTGTGGGGCACctgggcaggtcctgccctgccaggggctgtgtGTTCTGGTGCCACTTCAGTGTGAGCAAGTGCTGCCTCTTCTCTTGTGTCTGTGATGTCCTCCCTCCCCTGTGACAGCACCCCTGCCTtccaaaaaacccagcaaaccTTTGCCACTTGTCTTTCTTGTCCTTATCTCCTCTGAGCACCCCGAGTGCAAACCTCACCCTTCTAGACCTTCCTGGCTCTTTGCAGTGGCAAACTTGGTGCTTCTGGGGGGTTTTCCTCTCCCACAACTGTGTTTTTTAATAGTTACCTTGGCATTCTCATAGATCTGGGCAGGAAAAATCGTTCCAATTTCTTTTGGTTGCTTTAAACCCTGTTGAGGACCAGCCCAACCCCTTGGTCCTGCCTGATGCTCCCGTGTCTCCTCATGGCTTGACTCCTCAGagcctctttcctttccttttatgCCTTAAGAATGAAGCActttggggtgctgggggacaggagggaaaaCTTCCACTTTCCAGCTTTGTCTGTGTGTACTTTCCACAAAAACTCATGACTTTGAGTTCAAAGCTGAGCAGCCTCTCTCTGTTCTGGTTTGAGGGGTAATGGACTTGCACTATTTGCAAACATAGAATCTTTCATTAGCAGAGACCCCAGTCAGGGACTCGTGGGAAAACAACAGTAAAGAAACCCTAAAAGCACCCCCAGAATAAATGACAACCCCCCTGCTCTGTGGTGTCAGTGTATCTGAAGAGTGAGGGACTTGCTTTGTGTCTGAGGATGTGGAGGAGATACCTTGGGAAAGGTTTGAGGTCAGTGAAGTGACAGGAGCTTAGAGTAGAAATGGTGAGTTTTATTTATGTCTGGTGTTTTCTCCACTTGAGGGTGCAAATAAATAATAGCCAGGGGAGCTTGGGCAGTTGGAGGGCAGGTTTGGGCAGGTTTTGCCACTGTTCTCTGCTGTTGgcagtcacagaatcccagaccacaccaagctggaagggacccacggGCATCCTGGAGCCCGTGTGGGTCGTGCCCAGGGGTCTGCAAACCCCACAACAGCTGCCCAGGAGCCTGAGCCAGAGGCTGCAGCCTGGGGAgactcagctgctcctggcctgaacttccctgggcagaccAGGAGATGAGTTTCTAATTATTGCTGATTTTCCCCCAGGAGAGCCGTCCTTGGCACAGCAGGACCGTCCTTGGCACAGCAGGACCGTCCTTGGCACAGCAGGACcatcctgggcacagcaggaccttggcagggcagggcaggacctgctggtggagcagcaggaattgtGGCTTGCTGGAGACAGGGGAGTTCTTCAGGGAGGCTTCCCCTTCCTGCTGGAACTCCCTTGGGAGCCCGTGGAGGGaactggggggcacagggaaggaagagagagctGCAAGTGCCTCCCTgttgctctgctgctcttttggGTGAGCTCAGGGCACCAATGCCAGACCCTCCCAGGGCATTGGGCATCCTGgcaccccagcacaggcacagcacagggtggTGTTCCCAGAATCCTAATTTAGCTTGGAAAAGctctccaagatcatcaggtGTGACCTttgatcaccaccttgtcaggcagagcagagcacaggacacCTGTCTGCCAATCACCTTTGGAACTGGAGCTGAACTGAAGGGACAGCTGGcaaataattcatattttagagcttttcactgaaaaggaGGAAGCTTATCCATATTTTATTAGCACTATTTTATGTATATACTACATCACTTTGCCTGTAACAGAGGACAAATACATAATATATGTCAtactttaaagcctaattaaATTACCTCGTTTCAGCAAGTCCCTGGACTGGGACAGACACCCACCCATGTCTGTGATcccagaatggattgggttggaaggagcctcaaagcccccccagtgccacccctgccatggcagggactgggacagaCACCCACCCATGTCTGTGATcccagaatggattgggttggaaggagcctcaaagcccacccagtgccacccctgctgtgggcagggactgggacagaCACCCACCCATGTCTGTGATcccagaatggattgggttggaaggagcctcaaagcccccccagtgccaccccttccatgggcagggacacctcccaccagcccagactgctccaagccctgtccagcctggccttggacacctccaaaTAACATTAATAATTATCCTGCCCTGAATGTGGGCTCTCATTTTTCCAGACCTGTTCACACAACAGGACTTGCCTTCAGCATCTGTttgttgcctttggagagggTTGCCAGTCTCAGACATTCCCTACCTGCCCTGTGGAGATTGGCAGCTATTTTAGGAAGGCCAAAGTAAATGGGCAGTTGGTGTTGCTTGACATCTTGACTATTCCACTTAATTGctgtgtgggcagcagcagcaattggGCTTTTGATGTCTCAGCTGCCAGGAAGGAGGGGGGAGAAGGGAGCAGGAAGatactggttttattttcttccctttctggtGAACCCACCTGTTGTTTCAGTGGAATTGGacatttttcccttccccccttccctgctgagcaggttAAAATTGCACAGAAGTTTTCCTCTAATTCCACTGACATTTTTAGAGGCTGTAAGAGGCTCTTCACTGGCAGGGAAGGATCCAGTGGTGCTGGAAAGAAGACCAAAAACTTGGGACTAAAAGACAAGCCTGGAAAACGACAAGATCTGGTGTTTGCTGTCCTGGAGGAAGcagctttttgctttctgccttAAGCATTCCATAGGAAGCAGTGGATTTGGGATCCTGGGGTGCAGACAGCACTGGAGCACCTGCCCTTTGCCTGATGTTTGCCATTTGCAGTCTTAAAAAAGGACCATGTTCCAGGCTGGcctctgtgccaggtgtgggatCCGTGCCTGGCGTGGGCaggggaggaggtggaggatTAATCTCTTCTACAAAGTAATTCAAGCCCAGTTTAAGTTTAGAGCTGAGACTTGTTACTGAGGTGAGTTGGGAAAGTTGGCCAAGGTGGGGACTGAGTTTATGGGCAGGATAAGGGACTCAGACCCCTCTTGGTTCACAAAGTGCAGTGTGAGGGTATCAGAGAGGGTTCCCTGgttccctctgcccctctccctccccaccctgagTGTTGGGGCAGGATGTTGGGCAGGATTCAGTGGGACTATTCACTCCCTTCTCAGGGGACAGCAATGGTGGCTTAACCTTCCAGATCCAACTTCTCTTTGCCCCTCAGCAGTTCACTTCCCTCTTGGCTGTGTTTGGTCGTGGTGTGTTCCCTCTGTGTGGATGTGGGGATTTATTTGGGATAGGAACAGGGAGCTGCCTCTAAacctcagcctggagcagacTGGCTGCCCTTTAACTCTTGGAAAAGCAGAGTTGTGCAAAATACCATCATTGCTCTCCACTGTTGTAAAACCTCTCACAAGTGACTgactcctttttaaaaaaaaaagcccattaCATCACTAAGAATAAGCTGCTAATTCAgcttctgtgtgtttttcttctttctaatcTTTCGTGTGTATTTTGTAACTATGGAAGTTCTTGCTTTCTTTACATGTCCTGATTTCTCCAGTTCCCTCGTTCCAGAGCCATAACCCTGGCAAATTTCCACCCAAAAAATGCTTTGTTGGCAGTTGTTGATTGTTGATCAGGtaacttattttgcttttttatctctgcccagagcagctgtggctgccccagccctgggagtgtcccaggccaggctggacagggcttggagcagcctgggttggtgggaggtgtccctgcccatggcaggggtggcactgggtgggttttggggtcccttcccacccaaaatATCCTCCAGTGTCCATTTTGCTGATAAGAAGGTGAAAGGGAGGGGAAATAAGTGCAAGGAGAGAGATGCAAATATAATGAATGGTGTGGATGTGGAatgggaaggatgggaaggaaATGTGTGGAAGGTGGAAGTGAAGGAGCTGCACTTTGGGAGCTCCAGTGCAAATCCTGGGGCTGGAAATgaatttctaaagaaaactcATCCCcttggggaggagaagggcaagaaaaaaaggagatggTGTGAGGGAAGGGTCAGGAACTGCCTGGGAACTGTTCTGCTGTTTTGTAACCCTGGTTTGTCCCCTTCCAAGCCAGTCCTTGTTTTCATTTAGGCAAATACCTGTGGAATAATAGTTAAAAAGCAAAGTACATGCAGAGCATGGATATAGGAGGGGAATGTTTTCAGTGGAGTTGATGTGTTTGAGACtattagaaaaacaaatcaatGTTTGGTGACTTTCAAAGTAGGGGATTGCACAGCTTGGTGTAGGACAGTTGTTTTATAACCAACATGCCTTTATTTAAGCCCAGTTTTGCTCCCATAAAATCCCCAAGAAGGATCAGAAGCCTTGCAAGAGGAATCTTGGAGAGCCTCAGACTTAAATTTCTGGGAATATGAATCCCCCTGAAACTTGTGTCTCACCTTGCCATAAATCTCGAGCTGTTTTATATTCTTGGAAAGGTTGTGGGCAGCCATCAATGTGAGGGCAACTTGGGGAAGTCCTAAATAAGCTTTAACaatctgggtttgttttttcactCCTCtaggaaggatttcttcctagGATTTTGCCCAGTGACAGTGGCactactttttttctccttccccaagTCTTGTGAAGCCAAAATGCTCTTCAAATAGGgtaaaatccttatttttttttggcttggAATGGGCAAGTTACTGCTGTGTGGTGATAACCAGCAGGTGAATCCCAACTCTGAGCTGGAAAAGGGGCACCTTCAGCACTTCCTGAGGGGGCTTTTATAAGATGCTCATTAGAGGTTTGTCCTCCATGTCCAGGGGGCTGAAGTGCTCCCAAATCCACTCCAAAATCAAACACTTGTCTGTTTGGCCTTGTCTTACCCACTCTCTTGCTGTTGCTCTTGGGACCAAGTAATTCCTCATATTAATTTGGGGCAGTGAAAGTGTTTGGCCTGGTAGAGACCCTTAGGTGGTTTTTTATTATCTATATTCTTATTCTATAAattatcaaatattttcttatatgtTCACTGTCTATTGttattacatatattttattattatatattttatgttttgttttactgtatttctagtattttcattatatttttgttatatattatacatagtcattatattttattgtatttttattatttttgtatttttattatattttaattatttttattgtatttttattatttttatttttattgtatttttagtatttttatatttttattatatttttagtatttttatatttttattattttcatattttcattatatttttattatataaattataCATATTCATtgcattttattgtatttttattatttttgtatttttattatatttttattatttttatatttttattatttccatattttcattatattttattatatattatacatattcattatattttattgtatttttattatttttgtatttttattatatttttattatttttatattttattatagttttattattttatattttcattatattttattattttatatttttattatatttttattattttatatttcattatatttttattattttatatttttattatattttaattttatacttttattatatttttattgttttatattttcattatattttattatttttatattttaattatatttttattattttatatttcattgtatttttattattttatatttttattatattttaattactttttaaattatatttttattgttttatattttcattatattttattatttttttattttttattatattttattatttttatatttttattatatttttattattttatatttcattatatttttattaatttatattttgattatattttaattatttttatatttttattattttatattttataatattttcattatttttgtattttcattataGTCTAATTTTaactatatttattttaatgatctATATTTTGTATtataaattttttcttttattctgaacTTCTTTGGACAAACAGCCACATTTGTGTGAATGACCTTCAAGTTGCCAGAGGCAGCAATTGGAGCCCTTGGGCtctgtgtccctctgccccttccAGCTGGgagtgccctgccctgccctgccctgccctgccctgccctgccctgccatgccatgccatgccctgccatgcAGCCCGGGCAGTGCCAACCCTGGGGGATGCTGCATGAGCCCAGAACCGTCTCTTTTTTGCCACCCCCTCCCTGAAAGAGAAACCCCCTTGCCCCTCGCTTTGAAATGCCCTCCTTGCCACCCTTGTGCCCTCAATTCCTGACACCCACGTGCCCACTCGGTTCCTCTGCCCTCTTTTCTTCCAGTTCCTGTGtggaatagaatcacagaatc
Protein-coding sequences here:
- the MRPS6 gene encoding small ribosomal subunit protein bS6m, translating into MCGSRRIPRTVRDLRDPRQPRRLWDPRAVRVLRDPRQPHRVRAPPHSPHRAGPAGPPPAPPCAGPATFPAPCGTCGTPACPTMCGSRRIPRTVRDRRDPRLPHHVRVPPHPPHRAGPPPAPPRAGAVSPAAAPPRRVRARCVASAAGGGGGRAQWKFPLPAAAAAAGAAGAAARAARAAAAVGPGRAGGGRCWPPAPRGRRRGGPAAGAPRAGGGQGQPRSPPPGPAGRGRCRAGQSLGRACAAPAPFKPRLPGRESVQPEPRGKEPWGAPSSSSALLLLLLLSPPPPLRRRRSPLLPARARSARGSEMPRYELALILKAMQRAETAAVLRRTVEALMARGAVVRNLENLGERALPYKISKHMERHRRGWYFLIDLEAPPSIVSTMMEHLGRDIDVIRQGFIKHPLAKAEECPGMNPVSPEEQLSASKK